From a single Armatimonadota bacterium genomic region:
- a CDS encoding PEP-CTERM sorting domain-containing protein — MKLQLKLGLALAVVATGVTAQAQFTLFATESQTGSLGGNTALYGGIQQYGFATTGGAATAGAGLAASAVHDPVGLRAVGDKLYVGNRWGNQAGQGSVQQFTFNGTTLNFNQDISGNGLQRTHGLDLNPVTGELYAVNAFSSGMSRFTQAANVFTPNGVINGGDWRDVLASADGTKLYVTELNSTLRIFDLVNNTNTTFTVNGANAMHQMAWRNGSIYVTGFNSGTVHRIDLDANGNATSSAVVANSNAAIGIAFSPDGQEMFVSGHTSNVINRFQLVNDVWTQTGSIDTGHNMGYLAVVPEPGSMALLGLGALAVLKRRRK, encoded by the coding sequence ATGAAATTGCAATTGAAACTCGGATTGGCGTTGGCTGTGGTAGCAACGGGTGTAACGGCCCAAGCGCAGTTCACGCTGTTTGCCACCGAAAGCCAAACCGGCTCGCTCGGAGGCAATACGGCACTCTATGGCGGCATCCAGCAATATGGTTTTGCCACAACCGGTGGCGCGGCAACGGCGGGAGCTGGTCTGGCGGCAAGCGCGGTCCACGACCCGGTCGGGCTCCGCGCAGTCGGCGACAAGCTTTATGTGGGCAACCGGTGGGGGAACCAAGCGGGGCAAGGTTCGGTCCAGCAGTTCACCTTTAACGGGACGACCCTCAACTTCAACCAGGACATCTCGGGCAACGGGCTCCAGCGCACCCACGGGTTGGACCTCAACCCCGTGACCGGCGAACTTTACGCCGTCAACGCGTTCAGCAGCGGCATGAGCCGATTCACCCAAGCAGCCAACGTTTTCACCCCGAACGGGGTGATCAATGGGGGCGATTGGCGGGACGTTTTGGCTTCGGCCGACGGCACCAAGCTGTACGTCACCGAATTGAACTCCACGCTGCGGATCTTCGACTTGGTGAACAACACGAACACGACTTTCACGGTGAACGGGGCCAACGCGATGCACCAAATGGCCTGGCGGAACGGCTCGATTTACGTGACGGGCTTCAACTCGGGCACTGTCCACCGCATTGACTTGGATGCCAACGGCAATGCGACGAGTTCTGCCGTCGTCGCCAACTCCAATGCGGCAATTGGGATCGCATTCAGCCCGGATGGTCAAGAAATGTTCGTCAGCGGCCACACTTCCAACGTGATCAACCGGTTCCAACTCGTCAACGATGTTTGGACCCAAACCGGTTCGATCGACACGGGGCACAACATGGGCTACTTGGCGGTTGTTCCGGAACCCGGTTCAATGGCCCTGCTCGGTTTGGGCGCGCTGGCGGTGCTGAAGCGCCGCCGCAAATAA